In the Populus nigra chromosome 2, ddPopNigr1.1, whole genome shotgun sequence genome, ACAACTGGGATGACAGATATACTGAATAAGAAAGATCAAAAGTTCTGAGCATGCCATTCAGAAAGGGAAAAGGAGTTCTGAGTAAGTTCATGCAAAGTTACCAGGCTACATTGGTCTACTGGTACAAGAATTTGTAAGCCCCTCACAAacgtttcttttttgttttggaaattgGAAGAGAAGCAACGTGGGGCTACTCCAATGTATGCATATGGTAACAAAAACATAGCATATAATCACTTTTTCCCGATTCCCAATAGCTCAGACACTTAAAGATCACAAATGAGGAGATGAATCTCCAAGAATGCATTCTAATTTCCCATGAAGAAAACATTGTTCAATAGGCtaattctttttaatgaaatgaaaaagaagTTCAATCACCAcgagtttttaatatataatattacaaCACCATGACAATGCCGATCATCAAATTCAGAATCCTCAGCATGAACTCAAGGCAAAGCACATGTAGCACCTCAAGTAGCGCATAAAATTAGTTAACAAATTACTTGGAAACTCCGAAGCTGTCGGGCTTCCTCATCTGCTATCTGCTGCTCATATTCCTTCTTTGACTGCTTGCacaataaacatattaaaaagagaaaagggaaaagggAAAAGGCATTAATAATAactcttgaaaaattagttAACAAATAAATACTATGATCACAATGTCTCGACAGTCAAACCAAAAATTAACTTGTGATCCCAACTCTTTCTATGTAACAGATATTTTCAAAAGAGCTCAATGGGTCTTAAAGCATAGTCTCACCATTTCTAAATTATCAAGAAACTCAGTCTCATCTTCATCCAAAGCTTTCGGTGGTCCTGAAACAAAACCAAGTCATTAAAGCTCCTCCATTCTTCCTTATTACAAATGGGTTCGAGAAGAAAAACCCCAAGACACGAAATAACAATTAATCTAGAAGAAAACCCGGAGGAACTCACTATGCTTGAGTCGTTCATTAAATTCAGCATCCTTCTTGTCCTTATTCTCCTTTAAAatctacatttaaaaaatatataaaaatgacatGATACTGCAGTATGGTTCTAAATCATTACAGTAATCAGCATAAAGTAAAAGGGAAAGGAAAGATGAAAGAGACCTCGAAGAGGGGCCTGTCTCTCTGGGCAGTACCATCCTCAACTCGCTCACCCCTTGATTTCTTTGCTTCATCCAACTGTCATTTACAGTCATCCAATTtgtcaagaatttcaagaacgaaagaaataaaattagggttttaagAGGTAGGTAATTATTAATCAGGCAAAACAATTACCTGTTCCTCGGATACGAAATTCATCAACCTTACTGGAAGCCGTAATTCCTCTTCCATCTTGtttgaattttcaattaactGTCAAATCCTAACAGATTCCAattctatgtttgtttttccCTCTCCAGAGCttgatgaaaaaacataaagtgtCTCATCAGCGCTAGAGAGCAGGACCTAGGCTGGGAGAGAGAAGGTTCTATGTCGTGCGACTGAGCCCATAGTTATGGATGGGCCTTCATTACTATTCTATGGGCACGTCTACTGTTTTCTTTGACTTATTAGGCCCACTAGGCCCAATATGTCTTGCCGGGTGGCACTAGAGTCGAACCACACGTTCATGATCTTCAAGTTCTGAATTATTCAGGGAACCACAGCTTGAAtggattatgaattttaaagaaattgttAGATTTTGATTTCTCACCGTTTGAAGTTGCCTCCCTGTGATCTGGGCACTGGGAATCCTAGGGTTTCATCTAGAGTAAAAAGTCACAAAGGTATTTTGAGCAGTGGATTTTCTAGCTAAAATACTACATGTATCTTCAGCCAGGTGTGgcggaaagaaagagaagaacaaagagataaaaacagagaaaaagaaGCTCGAGTAGATGAAAAGATTGTGCAGGGACTTGCCCATTTTTTCCCATACGGTCTTGGTAAAGAGGGTAGCTCTGGTGTGATTGGTGAAGTTGAGGAGATGATGATATCGGTGAGTACGCGGGAgaagtcttcttttctttgtgttCTTATCAGTGTAATGATTTTAGCAAGCCATTCATGTTCTTATCATTCACCTTCATCTGAGTCAAGTGACGGTGATTGTGAAGAGGTCTTGTCCATGAAACAATTGAGAAGCAATGATTTGAACCAGTTTATAGAGATTGAATCAGCGTACGTAATTGAAGAAGCAGCTACTCAAGAAGACCAGCGCACGGAGATAGTATTAGGGGCTAATGATTCAAGTCCCTCGAAATCTCAGGGAAGCTTCCTATAATTTGGACCTTACAATGAGAGTAGCAATTGAGTTTTTCGTAGCGGTAATAAGAGCGATGGCACTAGCGTCGGAGCATCTGGCAGGAAGGTTGAGATATGCATGGGCGGCAAGCGGAGGGAATCGGGAGCATCTGCTCTGCTGGAAGAATTTGAAAGGAAGGTCGGAATGGGGGGTACTGCTGTAGGGTGCAAGTGCATGGGGAAGTGCTAGAATGGTCCTAATGTCAAGGTATCCGATTGTCCTAGGGAAGCTGAAGACATGAGAATGGAGATTTCTGTGCATCCTCCACTTTATC is a window encoding:
- the LOC133682338 gene encoding uncharacterized protein LOC133682338, whose translation is MEEELRLPVRLMNFVSEEQLDEAKKSRGERVEDGTAQRDRPLFEILKENKDKKDAEFNERLKHRPPKALDEDETEFLDNLEMSKKEYEQQIADEEARQLRSFQAAVAAQSFSVDDLKETPLVPPVPEQKSIGRKNPPARPLSMIIKVKPQAKKAKMDQGNVEEHLETGKTPDVNMEKSSDTVKVPSNDVAKTGLVSYSDESEDDD